A genomic window from Slackia heliotrinireducens DSM 20476 includes:
- a CDS encoding 4Fe-4S binding protein yields MAHPVLETDECIGCGICVDACPQEVLDIQGGTVTIANEDNCIGCGECVEECPMGCITEIVDD; encoded by the coding sequence ATGGCTCATCCTGTACTCGAAACTGATGAATGCATCGGCTGCGGCATCTGCGTTGATGCTTGCCCCCAGGAGGTTCTGGACATTCAGGGTGGCACCGTCACCATCGCCAATGAGGACAACTGCATCGGCTGCGGCGAGTGCGTCGAAGAATGCCCCATGGGCTGCATCACCGAGATCGTCGACGACTAA
- the nikR gene encoding nickel-responsive transcriptional regulator NikR produces MGQDLMRFSVAMPEDLLMDFDKLVATRGLAKNRSEVVRDLVRDALAEQSCDRPGEEVMGTLTIVFNHHTNDVREKLDSIQHDYLEQIVTSVHVHMDHELCMEVIILRGENDVVRTISNRIVGTKGVLHGNLSITSTGNNFLGLGSAGDTSGTGSHPHSHGGKPHVHVKPRSI; encoded by the coding sequence ATGGGCCAGGACCTTATGAGGTTCTCGGTGGCGATGCCCGAGGACCTGTTGATGGATTTCGACAAGCTGGTCGCCACCCGCGGCCTGGCGAAGAACCGCAGCGAAGTCGTGCGCGACCTGGTGCGCGACGCGCTGGCCGAGCAGTCCTGCGACCGTCCCGGCGAGGAGGTCATGGGCACGCTCACCATCGTGTTCAACCACCATACCAACGACGTGCGCGAGAAGCTGGACAGCATCCAGCACGACTACCTCGAACAGATCGTGACGTCCGTACACGTGCACATGGACCACGAGCTGTGCATGGAGGTCATCATCCTGCGCGGCGAAAACGACGTGGTCCGCACCATATCAAACCGCATCGTCGGCACGAAGGGCGTGCTCCACGGCAACCTTTCGATCACGTCCACGGGGAACAATTTCCTTGGGCTGGGCAGCGCCGGCGACACGAGCGGCACGGGCTCCCACCCGCATAGCCACGGGGGCAAGCCCCACGTGCACGTGAAACCCCGCAGCATCTAG